The following DNA comes from Caldisericia bacterium.
GAAATAGAAAAAAATATAAATTTATTTGAAGATGGTAAGAAAAATATTAGTAAAAATAATATTAAAGACTTATTTGTAATTTTTTTACTAAGTTTATTTCAGTGGTTATCATCACTTTTTCTTCCAGTAATACTATTAAAGGGTCTTGGATCTAATTCCCCTATTTTGTCTATTATTTTTGTAACGGTAATTTTTTTATTGTCTATAGTTTATGTACCAACACCTGGAACATCTGGTGCAGCAGAATTAGGAATTGCGTTTTTATTTTCGTCATTTTTACCAAGACAACCATTAATAGCTTTTATTTTATTATGGAGATTTTTTTATTATTACTTAACTATAATTGTTGGTGGAATTTTTCTTTTAAAGGAATTTTTTAAAAAAAAGAAACCAAAAAAATTATAAAACTTTATCAATTTCTCCACCGCCTAATACTATATCATCTTCATAAAATACTGCAGATTGACCTGGTGTTATTGCAAATTCTTTCTCATATAAATGAACTATTGCAGATTCATTTACAATTTCAAACTCACAATTTATTTCTCTACCTTTATATCTAGTTTTAACTTTTATATTTTTTTTATCTTTAATGCTATCAATGTCCACAAGCCAATTTAATTTTTTTATTATAAACTTATCTTTATATGCAAATTTTCTTTCTCCAACATATAAAATATTATTTTTAATGTCAATATCAACTACATAAAGAGGCTCTTTCCATGCTATATTTAAACCACTTCTCTGTCCTATTGTATAAAAATAGTAACCATTATGTTCTCCCAATTCTTTTCCGCTAATATGAATAATTTTACCCTTCTTCTCATTGAATATTTCTTTTAAAAATAAATTTTTGTCTTTTGTTATAAAACATAAATCTTGACTTTCCTTAGGAATTTCTTCAAAAATATTTAACTTTTTAAAATTTTTAATAACATCACTTTTTTTATATTCTCCTAATGGAAAATAAATTTTTGGCAAATATTCTTTTTTTAATCTATATAACATATATGATTGGTCTTTTTCATTATCTAAACCTTTTTTCAAATAATAATTTTTTCCTTCTTTAACTATTCTTGCATAATGACCAGTTGAAATTAAGTCTCCTTCTTTAAATAAATTTTCAAAAAGTATTTTAAATTTAACTTTTTCATTGCATATAACACATGGGTTTGGAGCCTTTCCATTTTTATATTCTTCTATGAAATAATTTATGATTTCCTTTTTAAAAATCTCTCTTGCGTCAATTATTTTTAATGGAACATTTATTGCATTTGTTAATTTTTTTACATTATCTAAATTGCAACATTTAAGAGGACACGATGAATCTATTGACTCAAATAAAATAAAAACTGCACATATATCATAAAGAGCTTTTTTTAACAAATAAAGTGCAAAACTTGAATCAATTCCTCCTGAAACTCCTAAATATATCACAAGTTAATTTTATAAAATAAATGAAAATTTTCAAATAACAAAGATTTGAAAATAACTTTATGATACCTCTTGACAAATTTAAAGTTTTTGTTAAAC
Coding sequences within:
- the mnmA gene encoding tRNA 2-thiouridine(34) synthase MnmA; its protein translation is MIYLGVSGGIDSSFALYLLKKALYDICAVFILFESIDSSCPLKCCNLDNVKKLTNAINVPLKIIDAREIFKKEIINYFIEEYKNGKAPNPCVICNEKVKFKILFENLFKEGDLISTGHYARIVKEGKNYYLKKGLDNEKDQSYMLYRLKKEYLPKIYFPLGEYKKSDVIKNFKKLNIFEEIPKESQDLCFITKDKNLFLKEIFNEKKGKIIHISGKELGEHNGYYFYTIGQRSGLNIAWKEPLYVVDIDIKNNILYVGERKFAYKDKFIIKKLNWLVDIDSIKDKKNIKVKTRYKGREINCEFEIVNESAIVHLYEKEFAITPGQSAVFYEDDIVLGGGEIDKVL